The nucleotide sequence TTGGCAAAGAAGAACATGATATTTTTTTCCAGGTACTACCGCCATCCCTAGTAATGATTATAGACAGGCACCCATTCATGCTGTCCCCAACGGCAATACCCTCCTGGTCGTTCCAAAAGGTCATGGCATCATAAAATACCTTCTCATCCTCTTCCTTATATACCAATTCCATAGTGCCCTTGTCTCCGGTTTTGTACAACAAGGCCGGGTTACCAATGGAAAGCATGAAAAAATCGGTAGAATTTTGTGCTACTGCCCTAAATTCAGGAAGAATACTGTCATATTTTTGGGTATTGACCCTCACTTTATTGGTCCTAAGATCCACTAAACCAAAAGCTCCCTTGTTGGCTGCAAATGCCATATTGCCGCCATCCATAATTTCTATGGCCCTAAAGCTCAATGAATCGGTATAAATGGTCTCTATTTTTACATCACTAAACACTCTCTGTTCTTCCATTTCGGAACAGGAGCCAAAAATGCATAGAATGAGAATCACCAAATAATTGCGCATGCTTATAATTTTCCCCAAAAATAATAGGAATAGGTTCTAATACAATACCTTTGCAATCTTAATTTTTTAAAATGCGATTACATAGAAATCTAGTGTTTGCGGTTGTTGATGCGTTAAATTATATATTTAATGAAGGTGAATATGCAGATAAGGTAGTGGAAAAAGTATTAAAATATGACAAACGATGGGGTGCCCGGGACAGAGGTTTTATTGCTGAGACCACCTACGAAATGGTGCGATGGAGGAGATTGTACGCCGAAATAGCCGAAGTTAAGGCCCCATATAGCAGGCCCAATCTATTTAGAATGTTTGCTGTTTGGGCCGTTCTTAAAGGCATTAAACTACCGGACTGGAAGCAAATTGAACCTACCCCGGAAAGAAGGATCAAAGGAAAATTTGATGAACTCTCCAAAATAAGAAAATATAGGGAATCCGTCCCCGATTGGATGGACGAGCTCTGTGCCAAATCCTTGGGCGAGGCCCTGTGGACCAAAGAAATACATGCCCTAAATGAACAGGCAGAAGTAATTTTAAGGGTAAATACCTTAAAAACAACCAAGGATAATTTAAGCAGTGTTCTCCACGAAGCAGGCGTTGAAACAGAATCCATAAAAGGGTATCCAGATGCTTTAAGGCTAAAGGAACGTTCAAATGTATTTATTACCGAAGCCTTTAAAAATGGCTGGTTCGAAGTACAGGATGCCTCCTCCCAATTGGTAGCTCCATTTTTGGACGTTAAACCTGGTCAGCGTGTAGTAGATACCTGTGCAGGGGCAGGTGGTAAAACGCTTCATTTGGCAGCACTGATGGAAAATAAGGGTCAGCTTATCGCACTTGATATTTATGGCAACAAACTAAAAGAATTAAAAAGAAGGGCCAAACGCGATGGTGCGCATAATGTGGAAACCAGGGCCATAGATTCTACCAAGGTAATTAAAAAGCTATACGACACAGCAGATAGGGTTTTAATAGATGCCCCCTGTACAGGATTGGGGGTTTTAAAGAGAAACCCCGATGCCAAGTGGAAACTGCA is from Arenibacter algicola and encodes:
- a CDS encoding RsmB/NOP family class I SAM-dependent RNA methyltransferase; amino-acid sequence: MRLHRNLVFAVVDALNYIFNEGEYADKVVEKVLKYDKRWGARDRGFIAETTYEMVRWRRLYAEIAEVKAPYSRPNLFRMFAVWAVLKGIKLPDWKQIEPTPERRIKGKFDELSKIRKYRESVPDWMDELCAKSLGEALWTKEIHALNEQAEVILRVNTLKTTKDNLSSVLHEAGVETESIKGYPDALRLKERSNVFITEAFKNGWFEVQDASSQLVAPFLDVKPGQRVVDTCAGAGGKTLHLAALMENKGQLIALDIYGNKLKELKRRAKRDGAHNVETRAIDSTKVIKKLYDTADRVLIDAPCTGLGVLKRNPDAKWKLQPDFLEKIMVTQQQILQDYSRIVKPGGKLVYATCSILPQENIQQVKKFLGSEAGKDFSLIKDSNIYACKTGFDGFYMALLEKKPASK